The sequence below is a genomic window from Anopheles cruzii chromosome 3, idAnoCruzAS_RS32_06, whole genome shotgun sequence.
ttgaattataTTCAGTAAATTATTCAGACACCAATCTCGGTCGTATTATTTATAGTTTTTCCCAAGCACAAATAACCGCCCTGTGCAATATGCTAAGCGATTTGGTTTCCTGCTACTTAAAGGTAAAACGGGCCGCTGCGGTGCGTTACGCTTTCGGTATAAAGAATCGGAAGAAACGAGACGTATGACGGCGTAAATAACTTCCCCACGACTCGTTAACCCTTGACACCGGTTTCTCGGCAACCCGCTTGGCGATCAGTTGGCGATGAACGGTTCCAACAGTGTGCTCCAATCCGCTCAACTTCCGCTGCACTTCCAGCAGCATGCGATGGTTCTCTTCGCCGGCCTTGCGAATCGTTTCGAACTGCGTATTGCGGAAGTAGTAGTTGATGGAGGTGGCCACAATGCCCAGCAGTGCACCGACTCCCGATGCAATGATGGACCAGTACTTTACGTTGTTCGCCTGCATCCGCTCTTTCTCGTGAGACGTCTTCACGGCGGCCGTCAGGTGGGAAAACAGTTCCCGTTCCTCCTGATCGATTATTTGGAAGATTTGAgtcttctctttctcgcgcgtAAGAACCTATCGGATCAAGGAGACCATTAGCGTGGATCGTGCAGCGATCTAAAGGAAGTAGCTTACATCGAACTCCTCCCTAATCAACTCCACGTAACGATGCTCCCCGCGGGTCGATTTCTGTAGCTCGATGTGAATGTCCTGGAGCTGCTTCCGTACGAGCGTCAGTTCAAGTAGCACGTGCCGCCGTCGTTCCTGTACAAGCTGCAGCTGCTCCTGTATTTCAATTACCTTATTCTGTGCCGCTTTCACCTCGTGCATTCCGCTGAACTCATCGTAAAATGTCTGTGCCTCGTACAGCTTGCTTTTGGCCAAATCGATCAAACCAATGCGACGCAGTGCAATATCCGTCGTTCGTGACGCTGGTTCGTTGGACCTGGACTCTTCCGGAGGGATGCTTTGGTACTGATAAATTTCTTGCACCACGATTGGTTTCTCCTTGTAACGATCGGATAAGTGTCGCACTATTATGATGTAATGTGAGGTTCCACTCGACCGCCTCCAGCATGGGCCGGAAAATGCCGAAACATGCCTTGATATCATGGCGTTTTTGTCTGGTGTACGGTGAAATGCTTGTTAAATGCGTTTGAAATCTATTATACACTTGTGCTAGCAAACTCCAAGCCGGAATGTATCATattttacattgttttgaagttttcaaCTGTCATCAGCGGCTGTTTAAGCAAAACATTGCCcggtggaaaatattaaaaggCCTTGATGCAACCCTGAGCGGGTTGGAACATGTGATCGCTGACAAAAGACGGTTACTTTTACAATTTTTCAGTTTCCTTTTTGGCAGAGATTCGCAAAATCAGCAATGTTCGCAACACGGGATTATTCAATGTAGAATCTGGAGAGGGTTGAATACGCTAAGTTGGCAAAATTCGCgttaaaatgtaaacaataAAGTTTTCATTAAAGCCAGAGCGAACAAAAGAGAAACCACTTTAATGTAAGGTTTTAGCATCAACACATTAACGATTCGGACCCACATTGAATAGTTATTAACTATTAAACCAAATGAAGTACTTTAGGGAGAACTAAGGGACAGTTACTGTTTATTATAATGTATGGCATTTATATTATTTGCATCATGACGGTCATTTGTCTTGTTTTGGAAACATATAGCGATAGAACCTCGTGGGTTGTCGCCAAAGGTATCCACTCCaggtttcgttcgtttgttccatttcaCGTTCCTGCTTCGGAAACATATAGCGATAGAATCGCGCCGGTTGTCGACAAAGGTATCCACTCCAGGTTTCGCTCGTTAGTTGCTTTTCACTTTCCTGCTTCGGGACCTGACTATAGAAATTTCGGACTATATTGTCATCTGGACATTCAACCCTTTCTTGTTTGGGAACCATGTACCGGTAGAACCGTTCGGGTTGTTTATAGAGAAAGGCGGTCCAGGATTCACACGTCTGCAGGTTGCGCGTTGTAAGATCTTCTATCATCTTTGTTGACTTTTCCAGATTTTCCTTGATGCTTTTTAGGTCCTCGTCCACCGCTTTCATGTGCAAATCATGGTTGCTAAAGAGTTTCTTAACTGTGGTGTCTTGATAAAAAAATTCCTTCACGGAGCCCCCGTAAATGGCCCCCGATATCAACAATACTACCAATTTGACACCCATAGCATTGTAACTTTGTTTGCGCTCCTTCGAGCGAAGAACGATGAGGGCTTGCGCGTGATTGAGCTGCAACAGGTGATGTTTGCTACCTAATTCATCCATCACGTCTTCCCGACGTTGCTTTTCCAATTGAAGCTATAAGAGGAACATGAAACCATTATCATTGTGTGTAAATATTCTTAGCCAAGTTTCGCTTTTACCATTTCTCCAATCGCGATTCTTATTTTGATTCGATGAAGCTCCTGCTTCTCGCAGCCAAGTTCCTCGAGCACTTCGCTGATTTCGTCCTGTATTTTGTCCACTTTTTCTTGCGCTGCTTGCACTTCAGCGGTACCGATGAACTCATGATAAGAGTCCCTCATGCCATACAGCATTTGCGTGCAGCGGCCAATCATGTTTGGTGTTTTTATTATCGCCAGTGGATGCAGTGTTTCGAGTGCCCCGTAGTCGACCGGTCTTCTGTCCTCCGGTAGCTGCACATTATTAGCGGGCTTTGTGAAGGACCGAGAATGTAACGACACCGAAGCGAACCTTTGAAGGACTTTCTTGTCGAGTTTCATCGGACAGAACTTTTAGAATTCCCAGAAATACGATAACTAACTACCACGAGAGCCGGAACATTACTTTACTGCACCGAAAATGTTGTTTATAATACAAAGTACTGTCAACGCTATTTCGTGACCCGATGAAAAAGCTCCGGGCTATGAACGGCCTGTTGAAAACTCGCCAAATTTGAATGTACCgatatttgaatttgaatttgaatggCTTGGTGAATAAAATGGCGTGGTAAAATTTATCATGCCGTTCGGAAAGTGTTTTGCCAAAGC
It includes:
- the LOC128269851 gene encoding mitochondrial potassium channel-like, with amino-acid sequence MISRHVSAFSGPCWRRSSGTSHYIIIVRHLSDRYKEKPIVVQEIYQYQSIPPEESRSNEPASRTTDIALRRIGLIDLAKSKLYEAQTFYDEFSGMHEVKAAQNKVIEIQEQLQLVQERRRHVLLELTLVRKQLQDIHIELQKSTRGEHRYVELIREEFDVLTREKEKTQIFQIIDQEERELFSHLTAAVKTSHEKERMQANNVKYWSIIASGVGALLGIVATSINYYFRNTQFETIRKAGEENHRMLLEVQRKLSGLEHTVGTVHRQLIAKRVAEKPVSRVNESWGSYLRRHTSRFFRFFIPKA